In Pseudomonas sp. MM213, a genomic segment contains:
- the leuD gene encoding 3-isopropylmalate dehydratase small subunit: MSLQPFTQVSGKAAPMLAANIDTDVIMPKQFLKGIDRSGLDRGLFFDLRFLPDGQPNPEFVLNQPAWQGASFMVVGPNFGCGSSREHAVWGLKQMGIRALIGSSFAGIFYDNCQRNGVLLITLDESVLQRLGQVVSQPETALISVDLETQQIRLQGEVIPFEIDTLRKTALVLGLDAIGSTLQRSEQIKAFEHQHLTANPWLS; this comes from the coding sequence ATGAGCCTGCAACCCTTCACTCAAGTCAGCGGTAAAGCCGCGCCAATGCTGGCGGCCAACATCGACACCGATGTGATCATGCCCAAACAGTTTCTCAAGGGCATCGACCGTTCCGGGCTGGATCGGGGTTTGTTTTTTGATCTGCGTTTTTTGCCTGACGGCCAGCCCAACCCTGAGTTCGTGCTCAATCAACCGGCATGGCAGGGCGCGAGTTTCATGGTGGTCGGGCCGAATTTCGGCTGCGGATCGAGCCGCGAACATGCGGTCTGGGGATTAAAGCAGATGGGCATCCGCGCGCTGATCGGCAGCAGTTTTGCGGGGATTTTTTATGACAACTGCCAGCGTAACGGGGTGCTGCTGATTACGCTGGATGAGTCCGTGTTGCAGCGGCTCGGGCAAGTGGTCAGTCAGCCAGAAACGGCGCTGATCAGCGTTGATCTGGAAACGCAGCAGATTCGTCTTCAAGGCGAGGTCATCCCATTCGAAATCGACACCCTGCGCAAAACCGCGCTGGTGCTGGGCCTCGACGCCATCGGCAGCACCTTGCAGCGCAGCGAACAAATCAAAGCCTTCGAACACCAACACCTGACCGCCAACCCCTGGCTGAGCTGA
- the leuC gene encoding 3-isopropylmalate dehydratase large subunit, which produces MTSARTLYDKHIDSHTVCRLDDQGHVLLYIDRQVINEYTSPQAFSGLREAKRGVWRPGTALAVVDHVNPTAPNRIAAMPDAGGARQVSYLAENCRDFGIELLDILDKRQGIEHVIAPEQGFILPGMVIAAGDSHTTTYGALGAFGFGIGTSEIEHLLASQTLVYKRLKTLRVTVDGELAPGLTSKDVIMALIGRIGASGATGYAIEFRGSTIDALSVEARMTICNMAVEAGARGAFMAPDDKVFAYLKDKPRAPKGALWEQAVQTWRALHSDADALFDREVSLDASALEPMVTWGTSPDQASPIGARVPDPQDISDLILRQDMRRALTYMGLEAGMPLSDIVISHAFIGSCTNARIEDLRDAASVVRGKHVAEHVRAMIVPGSTEVRDQAEAEGLAAIFIDAGFEWRQSGCSMCLAMNDDVLAPGDRCASSTNRNFEGRQGAGARTHLMSPAMVAAAAITGRLTDIRHFGARA; this is translated from the coding sequence ATGACTTCAGCAAGAACCCTTTATGACAAACACATCGATTCCCACACGGTGTGTCGCCTCGATGACCAGGGCCACGTCCTGTTGTACATCGACCGCCAAGTCATCAACGAATACACCAGCCCCCAGGCCTTCAGCGGTTTGCGCGAGGCCAAGCGCGGGGTCTGGCGCCCCGGCACCGCGCTGGCGGTGGTCGATCACGTCAACCCCACGGCACCCAACCGCATTGCGGCGATGCCGGACGCCGGCGGTGCGCGGCAAGTGTCGTACCTGGCGGAAAACTGCCGGGACTTCGGCATCGAATTGCTCGACATCCTCGACAAACGCCAGGGTATCGAGCACGTCATCGCCCCGGAGCAGGGGTTCATCCTGCCGGGCATGGTGATTGCCGCAGGCGACAGCCACACCACCACCTATGGCGCCCTCGGCGCATTCGGTTTCGGCATCGGCACGTCGGAGATCGAGCACCTGCTGGCGTCCCAGACCCTGGTCTACAAACGCTTGAAAACCCTGCGCGTGACGGTGGACGGTGAGCTGGCGCCGGGGCTGACATCCAAGGATGTGATCATGGCGCTGATCGGCCGGATCGGCGCGTCCGGAGCCACGGGCTACGCCATCGAGTTTCGCGGTTCGACCATCGATGCACTGAGCGTCGAAGCGCGCATGACCATCTGCAACATGGCGGTGGAGGCGGGCGCGCGGGGTGCGTTCATGGCGCCGGACGACAAAGTGTTCGCCTACCTCAAGGACAAACCCCGCGCGCCCAAAGGTGCGCTGTGGGAGCAAGCGGTGCAGACATGGCGCGCCTTGCACAGCGATGCCGACGCACTGTTCGACCGTGAAGTGTCGCTGGACGCCAGCGCGCTGGAGCCGATGGTCACCTGGGGCACCAGCCCGGATCAGGCCTCGCCGATCGGCGCCCGCGTGCCGGACCCGCAAGACATCAGCGACCTGATCCTGCGCCAGGACATGCGCCGCGCCCTGACTTACATGGGCCTCGAAGCGGGCATGCCGCTGAGTGACATCGTCATCAGCCACGCGTTTATCGGCTCCTGCACCAACGCCCGCATCGAAGACCTGCGCGACGCTGCCAGCGTGGTGCGCGGCAAACACGTCGCCGAACACGTGCGGGCGATGATCGTGCCGGGCTCCACCGAAGTGCGCGATCAAGCCGAAGCCGAAGGCCTGGCGGCGATTTTTATCGACGCCGGTTTCGAGTGGCGCCAGTCCGGCTGCTCGATGTGCCTGGCGATGAACGACGACGTGCTGGCGCCGGGCGACCGCTGCGCCTCCAGCACCAACCGCAATTTCGAAGGCCGCCAGGGCGCCGGTGCCCGTACGCACCTGATGAGCCCGGCGATGGTCGCTGCGGCGGCGATCACTGGCCGCTTGACCGACATCCGTCATTTTGGAGCCCGCGCATGA
- a CDS encoding PepSY-associated TM helix domain-containing protein yields the protein MSKKSRSKLWFLVHSWLALPIWFFVLIVCVTGTLAVISQEIVWLANPQMRASQPSDDAPLLSYDQLIAAIKQAEPQILVESISRPDETHFALDVEVTYPDGRSVVVYVNPYSGVIQGTAPQFNFRAFTRALHGWWLVPFTNGYSWGWYLVSFLSLPLLASLITGLVVYKKFWKGFLRPTLRLRHGARIFWGDFHRLSGIWSIWFIAVISVTSTWFLIEAFMFDNQITISTAPVAPVVPRESVPLTADGSPAPMISLETAIREAKARIPGLEDSFISLPANAYSYLSVGGRSWYPLMFQTAEINPYTGDVAVTRLLSDRSGLELVTESMRPLHTGDFGGLWIKLIWFFFGLLLSMMVLSGLLIWTKRTALATANALKRSNKRPRAADATHVTSHDTTEVSQ from the coding sequence ATGTCGAAGAAATCCCGCTCAAAACTCTGGTTTCTGGTCCATAGCTGGCTGGCCCTGCCCATCTGGTTTTTTGTGCTGATCGTCTGTGTGACCGGCACGCTGGCGGTGATCAGCCAGGAAATCGTCTGGCTGGCCAACCCGCAAATGCGCGCCAGCCAACCTTCCGATGATGCGCCGCTGTTGAGCTATGACCAGCTCATCGCCGCGATCAAGCAGGCCGAGCCGCAGATCCTGGTCGAAAGCATCAGCCGACCTGACGAAACGCATTTCGCCCTGGACGTGGAAGTGACCTACCCCGACGGCCGTTCGGTGGTGGTCTACGTCAACCCGTACAGCGGCGTGATCCAGGGCACGGCTCCGCAATTCAACTTCAGGGCCTTCACCCGCGCCTTGCACGGTTGGTGGCTGGTGCCGTTCACCAATGGCTACAGCTGGGGCTGGTACCTGGTGTCGTTTCTCAGCCTGCCGCTGCTGGCTTCGCTGATTACCGGGCTGGTGGTCTACAAGAAGTTCTGGAAAGGGTTTCTGCGACCGACCCTGCGCCTGCGTCACGGCGCGCGGATTTTCTGGGGCGACTTTCACCGCCTCAGCGGCATCTGGTCGATCTGGTTCATCGCGGTGATTTCCGTCACCAGCACCTGGTTCCTGATCGAAGCGTTCATGTTCGATAACCAGATTACGATTTCCACCGCCCCGGTGGCGCCGGTGGTCCCGCGTGAGAGCGTGCCCCTCACCGCCGACGGCTCACCGGCACCGATGATCAGCCTGGAAACGGCAATCCGTGAAGCGAAGGCACGCATTCCCGGCCTCGAAGACAGCTTCATCAGCCTGCCCGCCAATGCCTACAGTTACCTCTCGGTGGGCGGCCGCAGCTGGTATCCGCTGATGTTCCAGACTGCCGAAATCAACCCGTACACCGGCGACGTCGCCGTCACCCGCCTGCTCTCGGACCGCTCGGGGCTGGAGCTGGTGACCGAATCGATGCGGCCACTGCACACCGGCGATTTCGGCGGGCTCTGGATCAAGCTGATCTGGTTCTTCTTCGGCCTGCTCCTGAGCATGATGGTCCTCAGCGGCCTGCTGATCTGGACCAAGCGCACTGCGTTGGCCACCGCTAACGCCCTCAAGCGCAGCAACAAACGTCCTCGCGCTGCCGATGCCACTCATGTCACGAGCCACGACACCACGGAGGTCAGCCAATGA